The proteins below are encoded in one region of Fervidicoccaceae archaeon:
- a CDS encoding Lrp/AsnC family transcriptional regulator — MARRAKVDEIDAKIIETLLRDSRTPFSRIARDLGLSDVAVLKRVRKLERLGVIEGYTVRVDPRKLGYEVVSITGIDVEPERLVGVLEELKSIDCVKYLAMTSGDHAIIAIIWARDFEELSSITKKISELPGVKRVCPAVVTGIYKA, encoded by the coding sequence TTGGCCAGGAGAGCTAAGGTCGACGAAATAGACGCGAAGATAATAGAGACTCTTTTGAGAGACTCCAGAACCCCCTTCTCTAGAATAGCGCGCGATCTAGGCTTGAGCGACGTGGCCGTGCTCAAGAGGGTGAGGAAGCTCGAGAGGCTCGGCGTCATAGAGGGTTACACGGTCAGAGTCGACCCGCGGAAGCTAGGCTACGAGGTCGTCTCGATAACGGGCATAGACGTCGAGCCCGAGCGCCTCGTAGGAGTGCTCGAGGAGCTGAAGTCAATAGATTGCGTCAAGTACCTCGCGATGACGAGCGGAGACCACGCGATAATAGCGATCATTTGGGCGAGGGACTTCGAGGAGCTCTCTTCGATCACCAAGAAGATCTCCGAGCTGCCCGGCGTCAAGA